The following proteins are co-located in the Microplitis demolitor isolate Queensland-Clemson2020A chromosome 3, iyMicDemo2.1a, whole genome shotgun sequence genome:
- the LOC103575196 gene encoding glutamyl-tRNA(Gln) amidotransferase subunit A, mitochondrial: protein MNKILSAPIKQVSNKINSGEIKPTEICKSALKLISSTKPLNAYINVTDELAIQQADESDKRQLDNKLLGPLDGIPVAIKDNFCVENHPTTCASLMLANFTPGYSATVYEKLKQHGAVLLGKTNLDQFAMGAGTVDSYYGPTKNLWGSNLMENYFIDNADSTSINKKSDQDDWHIAGGSSGGSAVAVATGTCYAAIGSDTGGSTRNPAAYCGLIGLKPSYGLVSRHGLIPLVNSMDVPGILARNIDDCLVILNAIAGTDPLDSTTLDETPPPVKLPSADEIRVEGLRIGIPNEYNHAELNQEIRNCWMGVAAILKEAGAQVVPVSLPHTKYSIVCYSVLNQCEVASNMARYDGIEYGLRADETSSTEQLYAKTRSMGFNDVVRSRILTGNYYLLSENYDNYFVKAMKVRRLIAQDFDAAWNDNIDILLTPTTLSDAPVYSDFVREDNQTQCSVQDYCTQPANMSGIPALNIPITLSKKGLPLSLQLMAPFLHEERLMTVAKWIEDAVKFPRIKLKDTSLLE from the exons atgaataaaatattgtcaGCGCCAATAAAACAAgtgagtaataaaataaactcagGAGAAATAAAACCAACGGAAATTTGTAAGTcagcattaaaattaatatcatcaACGAAGCCGCTCAATGCTTACATAAACGTCACCGACGAGCTAGCAATTCAGCAAGCTGATGAATCTGACAAACGACAGCTTGACAATAAATTACTGGGACCTTTAGACGGGATTCCCGTGGCCATAAAAGACAATTTCTGCGTCGAGAATCATCCGACGACATGTGCGTCGTTGATGCTGGCTAATTTTACCCCCGGGTACAGTGCCACCGTCTACGAAAAACTGAAGCAACATGGAGCTGTTCTGCTGGGGAAAACGAATCTTGACCAATTCGCCATGGGCGCTGGCACCGTCGACTCCTACTACGGCCCAACTAAAAACCTGTGGGGTTCAAATCtcatggaaaattattttattgacaatgCTGACAGTacgtcaattaataaaaagtctGATCAAGATGATTGGCACATCGCag GCGGAAGTAGTGGAGGATCAGCCGTAGCAGTGGCCACTGGTACATGTTATGCTGCCATAGGATCAGATACCGGAGGATCAACACGAAATCCGGCGGCCTACTGTGGTCTGATAGGTTTGAAACCCAGTTATGGATTAGTGTCCCGTCATGGATTAATTCCTCTCGTAAATTCAATGGATGTACCGGGAATATTAGCGCGGAATATCGATGATTGTTTGGTGATACTAAATGCAATAGCAGGAACAGATCCACTAGATTCTACAACTCTGGATGAAACTCCTCCACCAGTTAAATTACCCAGCGCTGATGAAATTCGCGTAGAGGGATTACGCATTGGAATACCTAATGAATACAATCACGCAGAATTGAATCAAGAGATTCGTAATTGCTGGATGGGAGTCGCTGCTATACTGAAAGAAGCCGGAGCTCAAGTTGTGCCTGTGTCGCTTCCACATACCAAGTATTCAATTGTCTGTTACTCTGTATTAAATCAATGTGAAGTCGCTAGTAACATGGCGCGTTACGATGGTATTGAATACGGGCTACGTGCTGATGAAACATCGTCTACTGAGCAATTGTACGCTAAGACACGTAGTATGGGATTCAATGATGTCGTACGCAGCAGAATATTAactggtaattattatttattatctgaaaattatgataattacttTGTAAAAGCCATGAAAGTCCGTCGTCTGATTGCTCAAGACTTTGACGCCGCTTGGAATGACAATATTGATATACTTCTTACTCCGACAACTCTGTCTGATGCTCCAGTATACAGCGACTTTGTAAGGGAAGATAATCAGACTCAATGCTCGGTACAAGATTACTGCACCCAGCCAGCGAATATGTCGGGCATCCCTGCGTTAAATATACCAATTACTCTTTCAAAAAAAGGCCTACCCCTGTCATTGCAATTAATGGCGCCATTTTTACATGAGGAGAGACTGATGACTGTTGCCAAGTGGATTGAAGATGCTGTCAAGTTTCCTCGtatcaaattaaaagataCGAGTCTATTAGAATAG
- the LOC103575195 gene encoding WASH complex subunit 2, translating to MNSTEWRSTDANSDFCLDDSISDTINTSFMSSNTQKDGNSSFTSEEGLLNALSNLSIESARKNRKSRPRRSSQSDGDLDLSFEDCQDLSSNTQIDVSVNNTVIHDPSQSVDAETDAAGKEVADNHVNRHPETIYEQSQPVGAETDAAGKEVPDNHINEHPEIINEPSQVDIETNDQIIDTPKNDNQELVSDFHTDNTTKHDINVPDLKLNDIPINNDSHKIVLDADDQKIMNKSIKAVSNQSAKKSKPASPSLLPKPKPRNVNTSLNQSAVKDNTKKSSVKHVVKTIVDTTDGIQVKDEQINYFGIPVIARRKTRTQVQPFSFLARGKNSNTSQNIKNKTSDVVEKVANKTLTGTADKVNKTLTNKKVPSASSKILDKSIASRVSTATSTAKTTTKSLNSTRSITKVNQENKTPNVATDTAPKTKPKVISKPTIGPPKLHTDKRAKERHEFDVQIRQKQLEIDRMRALLEQKQREKEKLEELALRKTMEPKAHPMPEFKTPAPIRSFKPLTEPQSPATWAINHKKH from the coding sequence ATGAATAGCACAGAGTGGCGCTCAACGGACGCAAATTCCGATTTTTGTCTAGACGACTCAATATCTGACACTATAAATACATCATTTATGTCTTCCAATACTCAGAAGGATGGAAATTCGAGTTTTACATCTGAAGAAGGACTTTTAAATGCATTGAGTAATTTGAGCATTGAGTCTGCTCGGAAGAACCGTAAATCTCGTCCACGAAGATCTTCACAGTCAGATGGAGATCTAGATCTCTCGTTTGAAGACTGCCAGGATTTGTCATCAAATACCCAGATCGATGTTTCTGTTAATAATACTGTCATTCATGATCCATCACAGTCAGTTGATGCGGAAACTGATGCTGCTGGAAAGGAAGTAGCAGATAACCACGTAAATAGACATCCAGAAACTATTTATGAGCAATCGCAGCCAGTTGGTGCAGAGACTGATGCTGCTGGAAAGGAAGTACCAGATAACCACATAAATGAACATCCAGAAATCATTAATGAGCCATCACAAGTTGACATAGAGACTAATGATCAAATTATTGATactccaaaaaatgataatcaaGAACTAGTTTCTGATTTTCATACTGACAATACAACAAAACACGACATTAATGTTCCggacttaaaattaaatgacattCCAATAAATAATGACAGTCACAAAATTGTTCTAGACGCTGATGACCAGAAAATTATGAACAAAAGTATAAAAGCGGTTTCGAATCAATCAGCCAAGAAAAGTAAACCTGCTTCACCATCTTTGCTGCCTAAACCAAAGCCACGAAATGTAAACACGTCGTTGAATCAATCTGCAGTAAAagataatactaaaaaatcatCAGTTAAACACGTGGTCAAGACAATTGTCGACACTACTGATGGTATACAAGTAAAAGAtgagcaaataaattattttggaatACCAGTTATTGCTCGTAGAAAAACACGTACTCAGGTTCAGCCCTTCAGCTTTTTAGCACgaggaaaaaattcaaatacgaGTCAgaatataaagaataaaactTCTGATGTAGTTGAGAAAGTGGCCAATAAAACATTGACTGGTACAGCTGATAAAGTCAATAAAAccttaactaataaaaaagtacCAAGTGCATCGTCgaaaatactagataaatctATTGCCAGTAGAGTATCAACTGCTACGAGCACAGCTAAAACAACTACAAAGAGTTTGAACAGCACAAGAAGTATCACGAAagtaaatcaagaaaataaaacgcCGAATGTTGCTACTGATACTGCGCCAAAGACAAAACCTAAAGTAATATCAAAACCAACAATCGGACCACCGAAATTGCATACTGACAAGAGAGCTAAAGAAAGGCACGAGTTTGATGTCCAGATACGGCAGAAGCAACTGGAGATTGATAGAATGCGAGCGCTGTTGGAACAAAAACAACGCGAGAAGGAAAAACTTGAGGAACTGGCTCTGAGGAAAACTATGGAACCCAAAGCTCATCCCATGCCTGAATTCAAAACCCCCGCGCCTATTCGTTCCTTCAAACCTCTTACTGAGCCCCAGAGTCCCGCAACGTGGGccattaatcataaaaaacatTAG
- the LOC103575194 gene encoding YEATS domain-containing protein 4 has protein sequence MFKVMAVATTNEFGPDSGGRVKGVTIVKPLVYGNVARFFGKKREEDGHTHQWTVYVKPYNNEDMSTYVKKVHFKLHESYNNQNRIVTKPPYEVTETGWGEFEIVIKIYFHDPNERPVTIYHILKLFQSPPEAQNGKKNLVSEFYEEIVFQDPTQLMQHLLSSTRPITLGAWKHETDFEVKKQTTLKAIAEARNKIRQEVIEYKEKLTLAKETIAQFKEEIAAVSKVNPLSGAH, from the exons ATGTTCAAAGTAATGGCAGTTGCCACCACCAATGAATTCGGCCCAGATTCTGGTGGTCGAGTAaag gGCGTGACAATTGTTAAACCATTGGTTTATGGAAACGTAGCGCGATTCTTTGGTAAGAAACGTGAAGAAGATGGTCATACTCATCAATGGACTGTGTATGTTAAGCCATACAATAATGAAGACATGTCGACTTACGTCAAAAAAGTACATTTTAAACTTCACGAGAGTTATAACAATCAAAATAGAATTGTTACAAAACCACCTTATGAAGTGACTGAAACTGGCTGGGGAGAATTTGAAatagtcattaaaatttattttcatgatcCCAATGAACGCCCG gTGACAATTTATCATATACTAAAACTATTTCAATCACCACCGGAAGCacaaaatggaaaaaaaaatttagtatctgAATTTTATGAGGAAATAGTATTCCAAGACCCAACACAATTAATGCAACATCTGCTGAGTTCAACGAGACCAATAACTCTCGGTGCATGGAAGCATGAAACAgatt tcgaagtaaaaaaacaaacgaCTTTAAAAGCTATTGCGGAGGCACGCAATAAAATTCGTCAAGAAGTAATTGAGTATAAAGAAAAACTGACCTTAGCTAAAGAAACGATAGCGCAATTCAAAGAAGAAATAGCTGCTGTATCAAAAGTAAATCCTCTGTCAGGAGCTCATTAA
- the LOC103575193 gene encoding solute carrier family 25 member 35 yields MTERLQKNKPLGAEFVMGAMSAVGAGIFTNPIDVIKIRLQLQGELEARGSYKKLYKNTFHAGYMIAKHEGITGLQSGIGSALAFQVVLNGIRLGSYKISRTYGMTVDADGQTNIISTALVSGLAGCVGAVLGSPFYLVKTQIQAQSAEATIAVGFQHGHAGEWSAFQSLWREAGLSGLYRRWYANIPRVFVGSATQLTSFSLVGDWLRTFDIFNGHPLMLTFCSSVIGGSCVALTMQPFDVVATRLYNQGSDSKGRGMLYENFFDAVVKISKTEGLYGLYKGTFPTWMRIAPHTVLCLCFYEHLERLYDKFNY; encoded by the exons ATGACGGAGagactacaaaaaaataaacc acttgGCGCTGAATTTGTTATGGGAGCAATGTCTGCAGTGGGTGCAGGTATTTTTACAAATCCAAttgatgtaattaaaataagactCCAGTTACAAGGAGAGCTGGAAGCACGAGGATCCTACAAGAAGCTGTACAAAAATACATTTCATGCTGGATATATGATAGCCAAGCATGAAGGAATTACGGGATTGCAGTCGGGAATTGGTTCAGCTCTTGCATTTCAAGTTGTCCTCAATGGGATAAGATTGGGATCATACAAAATTTCACGTACATATGGAATGACTGTTGATGCGGATGGACAGACGAATATTATAAGTACGGCATTAGTTAGTGGTTTAGCAGGATGCGTTGGTGCTGTTTTAGGAAGTCCATTCTAcctt GTGAAAACCCAAATACAAGCCCAATCAGCTGAAGCAACGATTGCTGTTGGATTTCAACATGGACATGCTGGAGAATGGTCAGCATTTCAGTCATTGTGGAGAGAAGCTGGACTTTCTGGACTTTATCGTCGTTGGTACGCAAATATTCCTAGAGTATTTGTTGGATCTGCTACGCAGTTGACGTCATTTAGTTTAGTTGGAGACTGGTTAAGAACTTTTGAT atttttaatgGACATCCTTTGATGTTGACGTTTTGCTCATCGGTTATTGGTGGTAGCTGTGTTGCATTAACAATGCAGCCGTTTGATGTAGTCGCAACAAGACTTTATAATCAAg GCTCAGACTCAAAAGGTAGAGGAATGTTATACGAAAATTTCTTTGATGCAGTGGTTAAAATAAGCAAAACTGAAGGATTATATGGATTGTACAAAGGAACATTTCCTACTTGGATGAGGATAGCACCACACACTGTTTTGTGTTTATGTTTTTATGAACATCTAGAAAGactttatgataaatttaattattag
- the LOC103575188 gene encoding solute carrier family 25 member 35-like has translation MSENTLKNKPVGAEFGIGGLAAMGAGIFTNPIDVIKVRLQMQGELLRRGTYKVLYKNTFHAAYVIAKHEGITALQSGVRSALVFQFVLNGTKLGVFKSARSHGITVNEDGQTNIPKTIFITGAAGCFGSVLASPFYMIKTQMQSQSAEKSIATGFQHGHTSEWAAFKNLWRTSGIGGLYRQCFANTPRIFCSAAIQLTTLSIVDDWLKPIKIFNENSVLLTFCSALVGGTCVALFMQPFDAVSIRIYNQGTDSSGKGLLYRNYFDAYYKIFKIEGLLGLYKGVFPTWLRIGPHTVLCFCFYEQLESIYNKVV, from the exons ATGTCTGAGAACacactaaaaaataaacc agtcGGAGCAGAGTTTGGAATAGGAGGATTAGCTGCTATGGGTGCGGGAATATTTACAAATCCAATCGACGTCATCAAAGTGAGACTCCAAATGCAAGGAGAGCTGTTACGTCGTGGAACATATAAAGTTctctataaaaatacatttcatGCCGCCTATGTGATTGCCAAACATGAAGGAATCACTGCGTTGCAATCTGGAGTAAGATCAGCTTTGGTATTTCAATTTGTCCTTAATGGAACTAAATTAGGAGTTTTTAAATCCGCACGTTCTCATGGTATCACTGTCAATGAAGATGGACAGACAAATATACCAAAAACGATATTTATAACTGGAGCAGCTGGATGTTTTGGATCCGTTTTAGCGAGTCCTTTTTACATG ATAAAAACCCAAATGCAATCACAGTCAGCTGAAAAGTCAATAGCAACGGGTTTTCAGCATGGCCATACAAGTGAGTGGGCGgcttttaaaaatctttggAGAACAAGTGGAATCGGTGGACTGTATCGTCAGTGTTTCGCAAATACTCCAAGGATATTTTGTAGTGCTGCGATACAATTGACGACTCTCAGTATTGTTGATGACTGGTTAAAGCCTATTAAA atttttaatgaaaattcagTATTGTTAACATTTTGCTCAGCTTTAGTCGGTGGAACCTGCGTCGCATTATTTATGCAACCTTTTGACGCTGTTTCGATACGAATATACAATCAAG GCACAGATTCAAGTGGAAAAGGCCTCTTGTATCGTAACTACTTCGAtgcatattataaaatatttaaaatagaaggTCTACTTGGTTTGTACAAAGGAGTTTTTCCCACGTGGTTGAGGATCGGCCCTCATACAGTTTTGTGCTTTTGTTTTTATGAACAATTAgaaagtatttataataaagtggtataa
- the LOC103575189 gene encoding solute carrier family 2, facilitated glucose transporter member 3, whose protein sequence is MTDTEASTLCLQKPKSLTLVNKRESPDEKEEDGPEISKWTPLLILGGAVGCLGSAVPAGFNIGVVNNPADIIREFCNESIETRYGVNLTEKGLNFTWSVIVSIFLIGGVVGSLVASIIADKYGRRNALAVGNIFGTLGAGCFLLAPTLNSVEVIVLGRLLVGFSGGMATTLVPIYVMEISSLSQRGAVGVLCQLGITVGVFLGQVAGLDNVLGTKETWHIMFASFAPLCVTSLILLYILPESPKYLYIIKQEKEKATRELARFRGVSTSLLYNELRSLEKEATMRTTLDTWSFGRIIRDPSVRLPLLLVASVQLGQQLSGINAIFYYSKKIFEAAQLGSTAAQLGILGTGIINILMAVISVRIMSYFGRRTLFLISCYASAICLFVLFIGLATIKKSAVMPWVCIVSVQVYVLTYGLGMGPIPYFIGSELFDVSPRPTAMAIGSVCNWGGNFIVGLLFPTVVDALGPPTYLIFIFFIIIVAVFVKFYLPETRGVNTPDIVAQLSRGFRRRSTLNS, encoded by the exons ATGAcag ATACAGAAGCATCGACTTTGTGCCTTCAAAAACCAAAATCACTTACCCTAGTGAACAAACGAGAGTCACCAGACgag aAAGAAGAGGATGGCCCAGAAATAAGTAAATGGACACCTCTGCTCATTCTAGGCGGAGCAGTTGGTTGTCTTGGATCAGCTGTTCCAGCAGGGTTCAATATAGGGGTTGTAAATAACCCAGCAGAC attatcAGAGAATTTTGCAATGAAAGTATTGAAACAAGATACGGCGtaaatttgacagaaaaaggATTAAATTTCACTTGGTCAGTCATagtgtcaatatttttaatcggtGGTGTTGTTGGATCACTTGTTGCCAGCATAATTGCTGATAAATATGGAAGACGAAATGCCTTGGCAGTGGGAAATATTTTTGGTACTTTGGGGGCTGGATGTTTCCTCCTCGCGCCAACATTGAATTCTGTTGAAGTAATTGTACTTGGAAGACTTCTTGTAG gATTTTCTGGAGGCATGGCTACGACATTAGTACCAATTTACGTGATGGAGATCTCGTCATTGTCACAGCGCGGAGCCGTGGGTGTATTATGTCAATTAGGAATAACTGTCGGTGTATTTTTGGGCCAAGTTGCTGGACTAGACAATGTCCTTGGTACCAAAGAAACTTGGCACATTATGTTTGCTTCCTTTGCACCACTTTGTGTTacttctttaattttattatatattttaccgGAAAGTCCCAAGTACTTATATATCATTAAGCaggaaaaagaaaaagcaACTAGGG AACTCGCGAGATTTCGGGGTGTCAGCACTAGTTTGCTGTACAATGAATTGCGATCACTTGAAAAAGAAGCTACAATGCGCACGACTTTGGACACATGGTCCTTTGGTCGTATTATCAGAGACCCGTCAGTAAGACTGCCATTACTTTTAGTAGCATCCGTTCAACTCGGACAGCAATTGAGTGGAATCAatgctattttttattattctaaaaaaatatttgaagctGCTCAACTGGGCTCAACTGCCGCTCAATTAGGAATTCTTGGGACAggcattataaatattttgatggCTGTGATATCTGTTCGTATCATGTCTTACTTTGGCAGACGAACTTTATTCTTAATTAGTTGTTATGCCAGCGCAATATGtctttttgttttgtttattgGATTAGCCACTATA aaaaaatcaGCCGTTATGCCTTGGGTATGTATAGTATCCGTCCAAGTATACGTACTTACATATGGTCTTGGAATGGGACCGATCCCTTATTTTATTGGGTCTGAATTATTCGACGTATCGCCTCGTCCAACTGCAATGGCAATCGGCAGTGTTTGTAATTGGGGTGGTAACTTTATCGTTGGATTACTGTTTCCAACAGTAGTAGATGCATTGGGACCACCAacttacttaatatttatattctttattattatcgtcGCTGTTTTTGTCaa attttatttaccTGAAACACGCGGTGTCAATACACCAGACATTGTGGCACAATTAAGTAGAGGATTCCGTCGACGATCTACattaaattcataa